The following DNA comes from Notolabrus celidotus isolate fNotCel1 chromosome 12, fNotCel1.pri, whole genome shotgun sequence.
CCTAATGAACCCAAATTCACCAACATGTAACATATTtaagtttaaagctgctgtgaggaacttttgttttgtatcgattctggcgcccccttgtggacaaagtgatacctcttatctcttgtcctatacatgcaaaagaagtgttttcaacaaaagcctcatcctgttgtcttttaacagccaactttatcaggcaatgtgattattttccatgaaaacagtcaaatgaagtctgtttctgaagcaagatgtccatcatctggtctgacacctaccccctcaggacGGTTTCAGgcaataaaaatgacaacagagaaggtgtcagtgttgctgctgatggtcttgtttgctattgaaggtcataaagaggcatcagtatcattttcagtctgtttctcagccagttccaaactcctcacagggcctttaagttgatgatgacttcctgtttggCTCGTATGCTTCAACCAGTAACACATCACATTAAAAAGTAACATTGAAATCCTTTGAGTCATGAACCTCTGCTGATATGTGTTTATCCAACTTTGCTCAGACaccttagagcaggggtgtccaaacttttttcaaagagggccacttttgatgttgtcagactgCCTCAGGGCCAGCAGCTCCTACCGAGACTTAGgcatcataaaagttatatatgaaatctccatttgataacaattattttaattttttctcaataCATCAGTAaataggtagtcctcagttctccacaagccatgtatacattagcaaactttatcttctggaggaaaatggtcgggcagtgtgagaaaaatattgtatcattatttttctatggaaGGATCACGATcttggatttcatcacacttctttttcatgttgtttttaagacttttctgaccagcagacaacattttaaggacaaaataattattttcctgagttctgttttaagtttagttttatgcaccaaatgttgccttttctgcacaattccataattttgatcttgtcttgtgtcctcttttgtgtcttctgtacttttagtgttcatcaagaacattttcacatcatgataaaaacattaagttgaaaacctgtcaactttaagagttcttgtgtttcttcataattgccgtcttgcagaattcccagtgctttggctttatacaagtagtccatatgaagctttttgagacgtttctggatggactttagttttgtgtgtgcgcttgaaagaaactacaaatgtacagatgattcagaatgtgattcatttctgtgctataaataacacattttaatatggaagcttggggccataaataaatggaccttgggccgcaattggcccccgggccgcactttggacacccctgccttaGAGTGTTAAGTTTCTTGGTTTATATTCAAAAGTTGCAAACTCATGAAAAGTGACTGTGTTAATTTCAAaggttaaagggacagtgtgcaTTATGAGATGATTAAAGCAtctaatatatattttaaagctgAAGTGTTTAATCCAGGGGATTAGTCTGCAAAGTAATTGACAGAAATAGGATATATTGACTTCATAAGTAGAAGAATTCTTGTGTTTAGTTACCTCAGAATGAGCTTTTTCAGGATTTATATGTGTATGTAATGCTGGGCCCTTATGTTCCTACAGAGGCCTGGAAGGGACAAACCAAACATTAACAACAGACGGGTCATATTTTGCACATTTCTTTCTGCAGGACTGATACAGAAACTGTACAAAGTATCCTGTAGCATGCAAAGAAAGTGAATACTGGAATTAAGTCCAACAAATGGACTGGAACACAACTTCAAACCTGTAGGCTTATCATAAATGTGACTTCAGAGGACAAGGACAGACATTATGAGCACCTCAtgtcaagacacacacacaggagtgtAATCAAATGAGTAGCTCCATGACCatacatgcagctgtttcataCAGGAACCCTACAAAGCTGATTGAGAGCCACTTTGAAAATTGTCTGCTCATTAGTGGGCACTCAAAGGCTGATTAAAACATTGTGCTGGAGCATTACCAACTACCAAGCATTGTCTGTTCTCAAGAGTCTGGCATGGAGTGCTGGATCCAAGAGACAGAGTATGATGTGGTTTGGATTTTTGTGATCATAGGTGGCTGGAAACTGGGTCAGTCTCAGAAGTATTGGTATCAAAAGCCTTTAGAGGTTTCTTCAAACATCAGAGTTTGAACTTTCATGATCTGGGGCTGTAACATATCCCCGTCCTTTCACAATGTGGCTCCTGTCACCACCTCTTCCTGGCACCTCTCTTGTTATCCAGAGAGCGACAGGGGAGATCGCATTGGAGGCCGCTGAGTGTTTTTTTGGGCTTTCAGCGGCTGTCAGCGGGCACACCACGGCCTGGAGACGCTCAGAGGGAGAGCGGAGCAGAGGGCATCGGCTCGGCACTTTGGGGGATAACATGACAGAAGGCCACAGACGGGGAGGGATCGTGTTATCGTCTGTCATCATAATGAGACGTTGGCTTTTGCTCCCTGCTTGACAAAGCCACACACAAAAGGTTACCTGAGGTCAGGCACACTGAAGAAATGttagctgtcacacacacatttaccatCTTTCAACCTTTCGGTCAAAATGCCACAACTGGGATTTGTCTCAGATTCAACACCTCATCGTTATCCCACTTCATGGATTGTGCTTCGTTGTCGATGCCATGTTGCTCTTCCTCCGCCTTCTCATCTTCTATCAGAGGCCCAATCACAGAAATCCCCCCCATCGATGAAGTCCGGCTCCGGACACTGTGTCCCCCCTCTCGGGTCATCGTCGGCTTCCCCAACACGCTCTTCAGCTGCGCCCAGAAGAAGGCCTGCTGGCTGACCTGCTGGGGCCACTCCAGGTAAGTCTTGGTGCTCAGCATCTTCTTGAGCTTGCAGTACTTGCTTGGCAGGGAGCTGGGATCGATGGGCTCCTTCACCACCAGGATGACGTCGCTGAAGGTCTTTCCCATCGCCCTCTGTTGGGCGAAGTACAGCTCATAGTTGCACCACTCGCTGTTGACGAAGTGCCGGGAGAGGACGAAGATTatctgaggacagagagagaaagaagagacatgGATTAACATTTATCTGTAGAACCACTGAGGATAGAGGCTTTGCAAAGTGAGCTCTGAGAtcaaatctttgttttttaatatttgtctgTAATAATTCACTGGAGGACAGAAGCAAGAGACAAAACCTGAGACAAAGATACTAATCAGGGACCCAATCACATCCAATTAACcagcaagcagcagcagcagcatgagccTGGTGTGAGTCTTACATCCCAGGTAGGAGCGGATCCTGAGGGATGGCCTTTATCTCCTtggaaatctgattggccacctctAGTGTGAGTCCATAATTGGTTGTTTGTCTGGTCAAAGGCTGGATCTAAGGTGTTCTCGCTTTTTGAGTCATTCAAGAATCAGGCTTAGAAGATGTTTATGTTTCCAAAGAAATTAAACATCTGTAAGTATTTCGTGCCCCCAAATATGGtcctaaaaatgtagagtgaatttttaaatgtcacttttttatcacttttagaggaatatttgtaatcttcacatttaattttgttgtgaaaaaaacgTCATGttgaaatcactgttaaatccaaatgctaaatataaatctaaatgttaatttgaaatgttatatatttaaatctaaatgtgaaatctgaatgttaaatcaaagtctaaacgttaaatgttaaatctaaatcttgattgtttaatatgaattttaaatgttaaatgtaaattgaaatgttaaatgtcaaatctaaatgttgattgttaaatctaaatgttaactataaatccaaatgttaaagctaaatgttgattgttaatctaaatgttaaatctaaatgttaattttaaatgttatacataaatcaaaatgttaaatcaaaatgttaaatctaaatgttaaatctaaatctaaataataaatctaaatgttgattgttaagtCTAAattttgaatgttaaatctaaatctaaatgttaaatgtcaaatctaaatgttgattgttaaatataaatgttaaatatgaatccaaatgttaaatctaaatgttgattgttaagtCTAAATCTTAATTGTTTAATctgaattttaaatgttgaatataaatctaaatgttaaatgtcgaatctaaatgttgattgttaaatctaaatgttaattttaaatgttatatataaatcaaaatgttaaatcaaaatgttaaatcaaaatgttaaatcaaaatgttaaatcaaaatgttaaatctaaatctaaataataaTCTAAATCTTGattgtttaatctaaattttaaatgttaaatctaaatctaaatgttaaatgtcaaatataaatgttgattgttaaatataaatgttaaatatgaatccaattgttaaatatgaatccaaatgttaaatctaaatgttgattgttaagtctaaatgttgattgttaaatataaatgttaaatatgaatccaaatgttaaatctaaatgttgattgttaagtctaaatgttgatgttaaatataaatgttaaatatgaatccaaatgttaaatatgaatccaaatgttaaatctaaatgttgattgttaagtctaaatgttgattgttaaatgtaaatgttaaatatgaatccaaatgttaaatctaaatgttgattgttaagtctaaatgttgatgttaaatataaatgttaaatatgaatccaaatgttaaatatgaatccaaatgttaaatctaaatgttgattgttaagtctaaatgttgattgttaattgtaaatgttaaatatgaatccaaatgttaaatctaaatgttgattgctaagtctaaatgttgattgttaaatgtaaatgttaaatatgaatccaaatgttaagtctaaatgttgattgtgaagtctaaatgttgattgttaaatgtaaatgttaaatatgaatccaaatgttaaatctaaatgttgattgttaagtctaaatgttgattgttaaatgtaaatgttaaatatgaatccaaatgttaagtctaaatgttgattgtgaagtctaaatgttgattgttaaatataaatgttaaatatgaatccaaattctaaatataaatgttgattgttaaatgtaaatgttaaatatgaatccaaaTGTTAAGTCTAAATTTTGATTGTGaagtctaaatgttgattgtgaagtctaaatgttgattgttaaatataaatgttagatatatgaatccaaatgttaaatataaatgttgattgttaaatctaaatgttgattgttaaatataaatgttaaatatgaatccaaatgttaaatataaatgttgattgttaaatataaatgttgattgttaaatataaatgttatatacattttaaatgtcaaatctaaatgttaaatattgaatttaaatgttaaatgttaaatttaaatgttaaatgttgctctgtgatcctaaatatttagctgatatgcagaCTCACACTGTCGCCTggtggaaataccaaaataaaagcttcataaatcGATACAGACTTAGTAATAGTAACTAGCTTGTCCACAGACTGGGTCAGTctctctgagtgttgtgaaatctctttataGCCTCCAAAGCTCCAACGCCCCAGACCAAAATACCAAAGACCCATAAAAACCTCTGATGTGTTGTGCTAGTCGgggtgaagggggcactatacAATGATTCTAACACAGactgttaattatttatttattatatatatatgtctaaATTTCTGAAACTCTCAGAGTGTTCTCATCAGATCACGCCTCACTGCTCTGAATCGATGAAATCTCTTATTTGCTGAGCCTAGAAGTTAATCAGAGAGCTTATTTCATCAGCTGAGGCGTAATTgcaatttaaaggcacagattTATAAATCAATATCATCTTTTATCTCTGCAAAACACTTCTTAAGTTCTCCTTTAAAAATCAGTTTGGGTGATCCGTAAAGCCCGTCCACTTTACTGTGAAGCTGTTTTCAATATCATCCATTAATATCTAAATCAGTGTCGCCTTATCTCCATCCTTTTCCTCATGTTTCTCCTGCATTTGAGTTTCTTCTGGCATTTTTTCTTCCTCAGACAATTAAATGGGATATACTGTACACATCAAAGACTTCAGCAAAGACACATAAAGACTGGATCACTCTCCATGTGTTCTTATATTCAAAGCAAAGTCAGACTGAAAGTGAAACAAACACGTCTAAAGTTTCACCATGTAGAGGTTACTAAATTGAGACACTCTGGGAAGTCAGAAGAAGCTGTGCTCTGATATTTTAAGCCCCTCCAGTTATTTGCACCTCTTTCTTCAGGGCGACAGTAACCTCAGGTCAACATGAGCTGACTCCAGACCTTTAGACAAGGCTGAAAACCACTTAGTCCAAGCTGGAGGTCACAGTTCATCGCAGCAGAGAGCGCTACATCGTCAGCAAAAAGTAGAACTAGAGGTCAACGAACTACACATGCCTTTGAGAGTCTGTGTATGAATTTAAAACATGGAATTGAGTGCAACAAATGTCCTCTGAATTATGATGTGATTGACTTCATGCACATGATTTGGACACTGTCTCTTGACTGGATAAACAAGAGCTGAATGTCAGCCTTTGCTTGACATGCACAGTGCTTCAGTATTCTGCCCTACAAAGGCAAAGTGCAGTAACTACACATTTGGTCAAAATTGAGTTAAGACTAGAATTGTTCTTTGTGACATCCATTGTATCATCTGACAAAGTTTCCTGGTTCAACTGTGTTCTgtttcaaagaaaaaacagatgtCAAATTTGCAGTAACTACAAAATTCAGACAAAAACCAAGCCAAACCGCAGGAAGTGCTGTTACTGCCACTTAATGCGGTTTGGCTTTGAACAGCAACAAAATAATGGACTACTGTACAAAGCCAAACTGCAGTAAGTGTGTAAACCACTCTCTGACTTTGTTTTCTGGGGCTTGTTTGCACATAAAGTGTTCTGCTTTGCATTGATCATTTGTTTACCAGCAAACAAACACTCCCCTATCAACATCAGTCAGAATCTCAAGGCGAGAGGGTGGTTGAACTTGTGTTGAAACGCAAATATCCTGAGATCAGTAAGAAGGAGAGTAAGCTTTATATGAGCATTCTGAGAAATAGTAATATTGTAGACAGTTAGCTTGCTAGCCACTAGCATAGGAAAGAGTCAGTCACACAGTCAGACAAACGATTTCAGCCTACCTGCTTCTTTGAGTGCAGTATCTGCATTTTTGGGGTCATAGGTCACATTATGGTTTTGGATTTTGTACATGGAAATGTCTTCAGGAAAAGACATCACATGAATGCATTAACATCGATCTACCTACAACATATTTGTCTAgcccaggggtgtccaaactttttttcaaagagggccacttttgatgttgtcagactgCCTCAGGGCCAGCGGCTCCTACCGAGACTTAGgcatcataaaagttatatatgaaatctccatttgataacaattattttaattttttctcaataCATCAGTAaataggtagtcctcagttctccacaagccatgtatacattagcaaactttatcttctggaTGAAAATGGTCGGGCAGTGtgagaaaaatattgtatcattatttttctatggaaGGATCACGatgtggatttcatcacacttctttttcatgttgtttttaagacttttctgaccagcagacaacattttaaggacaaaataattattttcctgagttctgtttcaagtttagttttatgcaccaaattttgccttttctgcacaatttcataattttgatcttgtcttgtgtcctcttttgtgtcttctgtacttttagtgttcatcaagaacattttcacatcatgatgaaaacattaagttgaaaacctgtcaactttggCTTTATagaagtagtccatatgaagctttttgagacgtttctggattgactttagttttgtgtgtgcgcttgaaagaaactacaaatgtacagatgattcagaatgtgattcatttctgtgctataaataacacattttaatatggaagcttggggccataaataaatggaccttgggccgcaattggcccccgggccgcactttggacacccctggtctagccAGTCCAAAAACTTTAAAGTTTGCATAGTTACTGCACTTTGCCTTTATAGTGCAGTAttcatctacagtgtttcaaattattaaaataaatacaaacccttgaatgagaaggtgtttccaaacgtttgactggtagtgtgtttcaaaataaagcacagaTTAATCACTTTATTTTGAACCATTAAAGGCTCACTAAGCAACAGGAGTttgcaagacacacacacacacacacacacctccatgtCTAAGTCATTTTTAAGTAAAGGAAATTGCACAGCTACAATGTCAGTGCCACTGATCACAACCGGCAACTTGAGACGTGATCATTAAATGTTagtatcagagagagagagagagagagagagagagagagagagagagagagagagagagagagagagagagagagagagagagaaggcctGGTCTGTTATTTTTCCATCGGAAGCCCACCTTACCCAAGACCTCAGCTGCTCTAACCTTAAGTTCCTCAAACCAGCCTTCAGGTTTCATAATGAGCATTTCCCCCTCAAACCTGACGTGGGCTCTATTTGCACAGACTTCACTCCTGCAAGAGTTCCTCTCATGTAACTGTTAGGTGTTCCAGTAATCATGAATGCTGGCACGCACAAGCCTCTTACCTTCCGACTGTTTTCAATGTTGTCAATGATGTTATCAATGATCCACCGTCCTGGCATGAAGTCCCTCTCATGAATACAGAGGCGGTAGGGGTTCTTGTTACTCTCCAAACAAGGCAGGAGCTGATCCCTCACCCAGTCTGCATCAGAGTGGCTGTAGGAAATGAAGGCATGATACGCGAAGCTTCCTGGCTCGCCTGCCGCCAGTTCTTTGTGAGCTCTGTATTTGGCCCGGATGATCTGGAAGGTAGCTTTGGTGTACCACGGCAGGTCGAACATGTAGCATATGAGCATGAGTATGAAGATCACCAGAGCAGTGGTTGCGACACAGATGATGATTACAAGTCTGATATCACATGCAAGTTGACCCGGTAGGTATTTGGAGATGAACGTGTTGAGGAAGGGCTCGGGGTGGTAGCACCTGTAGTTCTCAGGCCAGTCTGTGAGGTTAACTTTACCCTTCATCGTCGTGTCCTGCACGAAAGCATGGAGCTCGCAGGTGCAGTGGTAAGGATTGTTCCCCGCTCTCAGGCGTGACAGCAGAGGCATGTCCTGGAAGGATGCCTTGCTGATGAGACCGAAGGAATTCCCGTCTAAAGCGAGCGTCTGCAGGGATGGACTCGCCCACTTAGAGGGGATGAACTTGATTTTGTTCCCACTGAGCAGGAGCTCTTTCAGGTTGGTGGCTTCCTGAAAATACGTCATGTCCAGCTGGTCCAGGTTGCAGTAGGAGAGGTCCAGGTAGCGCACCGAGGTGGGAAGACAGCCGAGGGATTCACTCTCAAACTGGTTGTGATGAGCGATGAGGCGAGTTATATTCTTCTGCCAAACGCAGCCCTGACTTTTTTCAACAGCTCCCAGTTTGTTGTTGCTAATGTCCAGCTCCCGCAGCTGCTTGAACTCTCTGGTGACCGATGACAGGTCTTTCAAGCTGGTCAGGTCGTTGTTGTTCAGATTGAAGGTGTGAAGGCTCGGCATGGTGCCCTCGTAATGGCAGCGTTGGTTGAAAAGGTTCTCGTCCTTCAGGCGGTTATTGGAGACATCCAGAAGCTCCACGTCAGTCATCTCAACCCAGGAGTCACAGGGAACAGAGGTGAAGTAGACATACTGGATGGAGAGGTGCTTTATTTTGTTGAGCCAGGTGAAGCGCCAGTCAAAGCGCAGCACATCAGGGTTGCTGATATACCTGAGAGAAGAGATTTCAAAGAGTTAGGGGTGCATTGTGGTAAATCAATGAACTACATGCAATTCGAcaagtggacccagggtctaaatttagttcaggggtagataatctcccctctgAAAAGCCcatgcttggggggtagtacttgtcaaaggtcccaggactttcgaggttcagggcctgcaatgctgaatgtgtctgattggtagattaaccgcagtgtttttattccgcctgccgtccacaatgacatcacacacatctgtgattcacttgatttctctttctttcactagtttttatttgttctctcttttttgtatgtgtgtgtacttttcaaaagaagaagctgggatTCACCGGttcaacttttttgccaatttttttttcattttgctttttcacatttctttcttcaaaattaattttaacatttcaaaaaaaaaaaaaaattcctaattttttttgtcaattttttttttcaaattttcttttgtcaaaaaatttttttgtcaattttttccaaaaaccattcacagtcattgttttttccatctgtgatttttttttgtcttttttttttttccccaaaaaaaattttgtcaaatatatttttttcccaaaaaaaaatctaaacttttttttcaaaacttttttttcaacttttttttcaaaacttttttttcaaaactttttttcaaatttttttttttcaaaacttttttttcaaacttttttttttgtcaaatttttccaaaaaacattcacagtcattgttttttccatctgtgattcacttgatttctctttctttcattagtttgtatttgttctatcttttttgtatgtgtgtgtacttttcaaaagaagaagctgtgattctcttgatttagcagcttgtaacagtagtcttctctcagcccaccgtgaatgcgtctctcctcccggtgttccggttttaaaagtgaccctgtaaactggagaccttcagctgaacgtgtcagtgtttgtggagtttacacagctgttgaaacacagagggagttcctgggaatgcaaactagtttagtttttattaagatttcaaaatatcctcatcagatatttaatgatggtctaaagacgtttatgagggatgcatccggctgagagtctccagttaacagggtcgccgtttaaaccagaacaccggctgatctctgccacggctttttgagttcaaaaggactttaaaggcgtgttgaaacgtctttgctactcgcgcttatctcctctcacgtgttgattcagtgaatccatctgtgatgaaatatagcaccatctaaaacagcgccagctgagtctcttcatgctaacaggctaactgttgtgttgctcataatgatacctgcctgtctgcttctatggtgtcatctgtgatgaatggccttagtctctgtgttactgccctctactggtctggtggtgtagtgcatttcctttttttcccctccatacgtcactggcctgatttacacaatctacccaggacttcagcccgcggtcgaaacgcagacaacaatgggggcacagaaaCTTTTTAGTTCTgggtgaagtagttctgggggctaaaagaccctggaactcttggtt
Coding sequences within:
- the tlr18 gene encoding toll-like receptor 18, with the translated sequence MIWTWIYLTALLPGALTSPTPSPPPSTTITEGPCHIHSSGLSADCKGQQLDTVPWTQFPSTLEEIDLSYNKLQAVHADDFLRLPRLRTLLLNYNNISHIDSDAFKNNQVLEHLDIFNNSLQEIPATALAPLLNLKRLFMSNNLYKHATLDERFSKFVKLQVLSMGGPLVMGLKKADFQPLKNLRLHGFAIKCSSNLSYYEPGSLEVIRTFQMGFDMAIDQRPAALHHMLRDLANKTFSVIQFRNLFEFMYYMGEDDIFQGLRYVTAQQLIFHRGKFNENLMRMALMNLQDASIRNLRLQYVDFARSPTFIDSGGDSGITNLALNKLDLWYISNPDVLRFDWRFTWLNKIKHLSIQYVYFTSVPCDSWVEMTDVELLDVSNNRLKDENLFNQRCHYEGTMPSLHTFNLNNNDLTSLKDLSSVTREFKQLRELDISNNKLGAVEKSQGCVWQKNITRLIAHHNQFESESLGCLPTSVRYLDLSYCNLDQLDMTYFQEATNLKELLLSGNKIKFIPSKWASPSLQTLALDGNSFGLISKASFQDMPLLSRLRAGNNPYHCTCELHAFVQDTTMKGKVNLTDWPENYRCYHPEPFLNTFISKYLPGQLACDIRLVIIICVATTALVIFILMLICYMFDLPWYTKATFQIIRAKYRAHKELAAGEPGSFAYHAFISYSHSDADWVRDQLLPCLESNKNPYRLCIHERDFMPGRWIIDNIIDNIENSRKIIFVLSRHFVNSEWCNYELYFAQQRAMGKTFSDVILVVKEPIDPSSLPSKYCKLKKMLSTKTYLEWPQQVSQQAFFWAQLKSVLGKPTMTREGGHSVRSRTSSMGGISVIGPLIEDEKAEEEQHGIDNEAQSMKWDNDEVLNLRQIPVVAF